Sequence from the Pseudomonas frederiksbergensis genome:
GCTGAAGGTCGCCTGTTCAAGGCCGATCCGCTGGCCGATCAGCCAACTGCCGAGGCGATGCCAGATGACCAGCAGGCTTTCAGCCAGGAAGTGATCGGGGTCGCGCAGCGTCGACTCGTCCAGGCTTAACCGTACCCGGTCGCCTTCGGTTTCCAGCGTCAGGCTCGGCGCATCGGGAAACAGGCTGTAGAACAACAAGCCCCGCTGCAGGGCTTTGCCCAGGGTCCGACAGTGAATCAACGTGTGACACATCATGGCAAACGTCCCGGGTTTACTCGGTGCCTGGCCAAATCCCAGGAACTCGTCGCCCAGATCCGCCCATAGCGCTTGCAACAGGCGGGCGAACTGCTCCGGGGCGATTCGCGCTCGCGGTTCATCGAGCAGTTCCTGGCTGATGCCCAATCGTTGCAGCAAGGGAAGGTAGTCAAACCCTTCCCGGCGCGCCCCGCCCAGGGCTGCGCGGGCGAAGTGGCTGGCAATGGTGCGTTGGCGCATGGCTCAAATCCGTCCGTTAAGCGGGCGATGGTAGCAGGGCGTCCGAGCCGGGCAAGGCGGATATCCGCCAAATCCAGGAGTGAGAAACCGCGTCTTGGCGGATATCCGCCATCCTTCGCCACCTGTTTAATCGACGATGAATAAACAAAAGCGTGATGCGACGCGGGTTGTAGGGCATTTCTGAAAAATGGCACGGGCCTTGCGATGCCCTGTGCAGGTCTGCCGCGTGCAGCCGACAAAACAAATCCCTCCAGTGCAGGAGGGTTCGCAATTGAGGTGTCGTGGACAACAGGTGGATGTTGTCACACGGGACTTTTGAGGAAAGTTTGCCATGACGACTCGTCAGCCCCTGTACAAATCCCTGTATTTCCAGGTGATCGTAGCCATTGCCATCGGCATTTTGCTCGGCCACTTCTACCCGCAGACCGGCGTTGCCCTCAAGCCGTTCGGTGACGGGTTCATCAAATTGATCAAAATGGTCATCGCCCCGATCATTTTCTGTACCGTCGTCAGCGGCATCGGCGGCATGCAGAACATGAAGTCGGTGGGCAAGACCGGCGGCTATGCGCTGCTGTACTTCGAAATCGTTTCCACCATCGCCCTGCTGATCGGCCTGGTCGTGGTCAACGTCGTGCAACCGGGCGCCGGCATGCACATCGACGTGTCGACCCTGGACACCAGCAAGATCGCCGGTTTCATCAGTGCCAGTAAAGACCAGAGCATCATCGCCTTCATCCTCAACGTGATCCCGAACACCATCGTGGGTGCGTTCGCCAACGGCGACATCCTGCAAGTGCTGATGTTCTCGGTGCTCTTCGGTTTCGCCCTGCATCGCCTGGGTTCGTACGGCAAACCGGTGCTGGATTTCATCGACCGTTTCGCCCACGTGATGTTCATCATCATCAACATGATCATGAAGCTGGCCCCGATCGGTGCGTTCGGTGCCATGGCCTTTACCATCGGCGCCTACGGTGTCGGTTCGCTGGTGCAACTGGGCCAGCTGATGATCTGTTTCTACATCACTTGCGTAGTGTTCGTGCTGGTGGTGCTGGGCGCCATCTGCCGCGCCCATGGCTTCAGCGTGGT
This genomic interval carries:
- a CDS encoding dicarboxylate/amino acid:cation symporter, whose product is MTTRQPLYKSLYFQVIVAIAIGILLGHFYPQTGVALKPFGDGFIKLIKMVIAPIIFCTVVSGIGGMQNMKSVGKTGGYALLYFEIVSTIALLIGLVVVNVVQPGAGMHIDVSTLDTSKIAGFISASKDQSIIAFILNVIPNTIVGAFANGDILQVLMFSVLFGFALHRLGSYGKPVLDFIDRFAHVMFIIINMIMKLAPIGAFGAMAFTIGAYGVGSLVQLGQLMICFYITCVVFVLVVLGAICRAHGFSVVKLIRYIREELLIVLGTSSSESALPRMLIKMERLGAKKSVVGLVIPTGYSFNLDGTSIYLTMAAVFIAQATDTPMDLTHQITLLLVLLLSSKGAAGVTGSGFIVLAATLSAVGTLPVAGLALILGIDRFMSEARALTNLVGNAVATIVVAKWVKELDEDQLQTELASGGRGISDVREDDDAVAAPESALPTK